In Synergistaceae bacterium, a genomic segment contains:
- a CDS encoding MFS transporter: MSASKANYWSLFKDRNFPLYFVLTLSFFMTIFFRVSASVIMPLEAERLGISASLVGFISSAHFYSYALMQPISGVLHDRHGPVRVVAWGLVLTAASCLLLTLVRTPFTLGVWRLVSGLGVSPMYSATLVFIAFAFPHERYTFYAGINFAVSNLGAMVSVAPLGFAVDRFGIGPVFTALAAISSVMALVLGMKAKEDPLRKKAADGGKSKSLSSLVPGIGRALIFVFRDRRMRALMTLWAASAASLVVFQGLWGAVWFEVAFKVSAASARFWSSLISVGMMVGPLLAGGIVITPERLPITIRKTIALNSVVWFVLLGVVYLACPVWVGGVAALALGAATGLRGIFVLAGVTALTPPEEKGVVFGAMNMIAVFSTILSQWLSGVIIDLFPTARPGVYTEEGYFAAFLLVACVLSLSMLVFRPLGLEPLKAREE, encoded by the coding sequence GTGAGCGCGTCAAAAGCCAACTACTGGTCGTTGTTCAAGGACCGGAACTTCCCCCTGTACTTCGTCCTGACCCTGTCGTTCTTCATGACGATCTTCTTCCGCGTGTCGGCCTCGGTCATCATGCCGCTGGAGGCGGAGCGTCTGGGTATCAGCGCCTCGCTGGTCGGGTTCATATCCAGCGCGCACTTCTACTCCTACGCCCTGATGCAGCCGATCTCGGGCGTCCTCCACGACCGGCACGGGCCTGTCAGGGTCGTCGCGTGGGGCCTGGTACTCACCGCGGCCTCGTGCCTGCTGCTGACCCTCGTCAGGACCCCATTCACCCTGGGGGTCTGGCGTCTCGTCTCCGGGCTCGGCGTATCCCCGATGTACTCGGCAACATTGGTGTTCATCGCCTTCGCCTTTCCCCACGAGCGCTACACCTTCTACGCGGGGATAAACTTCGCGGTCTCCAACCTCGGCGCGATGGTCTCGGTCGCGCCTCTCGGCTTCGCGGTGGACAGATTCGGCATAGGGCCGGTGTTCACGGCGCTCGCCGCGATCAGCTCAGTCATGGCACTCGTCCTCGGTATGAAGGCGAAGGAGGACCCTCTGAGGAAAAAAGCCGCAGACGGGGGCAAGTCCAAGTCCCTATCGTCCCTCGTCCCCGGGATCGGAAGAGCTCTGATCTTCGTGTTCCGAGACAGGCGGATGAGGGCCCTCATGACTCTCTGGGCGGCCTCGGCGGCGTCGCTGGTGGTCTTCCAGGGGCTGTGGGGTGCGGTCTGGTTCGAGGTGGCCTTCAAGGTGTCGGCCGCGTCCGCCCGCTTCTGGAGCTCCTTGATAAGTGTGGGGATGATGGTCGGCCCGTTGCTGGCGGGTGGTATCGTCATCACGCCGGAGAGGTTGCCGATCACGATACGGAAGACGATTGCTTTGAACTCGGTCGTCTGGTTCGTCCTGCTGGGGGTGGTCTACCTGGCGTGCCCGGTATGGGTGGGGGGTGTCGCAGCCCTGGCACTGGGTGCGGCCACCGGCCTTCGCGGCATCTTCGTGCTCGCCGGGGTGACGGCCTTGACGCCTCCGGAAGAGAAGGGAGTCGTCTTCGGCGCGATGAACATGATCGCCGTCTTCTCCACGATACTCTCCCAGTGGCTGAGCGGTGTGATAATAGACCTCTTCCCGACCGCAAGGCCGGGCGTGTACACGGAGGAGGGCTACTTCGCCGCCTTCCTGCTGGTGGCGTGCGTGCTGTCTCTCAGCATGCTGGTGTTCAGGCCGCTGGGGCTAGAGCCGCTGAAGGCGAGGGAGGAGTGA
- a CDS encoding molybdenum ABC transporter permease yields the protein MAVKMTRSNEVQGSSAARLLEMILPRPSSTFFMRCSGAEPSILVVDRSLPPSEGARVVLRTEKGLRVATLGPKFNPSTVWGVVTWIIRSPV from the coding sequence GTGGCGGTCAAGATGACGCGAAGCAACGAGGTCCAGGGCAGCTCCGCCGCCCGTCTACTGGAGATGATCCTTCCCCGGCCCTCCTCCACTTTCTTTATGCGGTGCTCCGGTGCCGAGCCGTCGATACTGGTGGTCGACCGTTCTCTCCCTCCGTCGGAGGGGGCCAGGGTGGTGCTGAGAACGGAGAAGGGACTCAGGGTTGCGACCCTCGGCCCGAAATTCAACCCGTCGACCGTGTGGGGCGTGGTGACATGGATAATTCGCTCCCCAG